One Ornithinicoccus hortensis genomic window, CCGAGCAAGGAGGACACCATGAGCACGAACCGACGCCGGCACTGGTCGGCCCTGATCGCGGCACTGGCACTGGGCGTGGCGGTCCCGGCCAGCATCCCTGCGGCGAACAGCGCGCAGCCCCAGCCCACGGCATACGCCAACGGCGCGGTGGCCGGCGCGCGGTCCGGCACCTTCACCCCCGCCAGCTACTGCGGGATCGTGTGGGGGTCGTTGGCCAGGCACAACGCGGTGAGCTACACCACGGGCACGGTGGCCAACGTCCGGTCCGGACGCCACGCCTGCTACGACCGGCTCGTCGTCGACGTCGCCCACGTCCCGGAGTCGCTGAGCTACGACGTCCGCTACGTCGACGCGGTGCGCCGCCCCGGCTCGGGCACGAAACTCTCCCTCAACGGCGGGGCCGACCTGCAGATCGAGCTCCGGGCGCCCGCCTACGACGGCTCGGGGAAGGCGACCTACCAGCCCGCGGACCCGATGCACCTGGTCGCGGTCGGCAGCTACGACACCTTCCGCCAGGTGGCGATGGCCGGCAGCTTCGAGGGATCGACGACCTTCGGGCTCGGGGTACGGGCCCGGCTGCCCTTTCGGGTGCTGGTGCTCGACGGCCCGGGGTCGGGAGCACGGCTGGTCATCGACGTGGCGCACCGCTGGTAGCCGCGGATCCTGCCGCCCGCAGCCTCGTCCGCCCCGCTCGTCGATCCGGGGCGGGCGACGCTTGCCCAACACCCAGTGGCAGTGTTGGCTGGAGGAAACCACCCCTGATCGAGGAGGCATTGTGGCCGAGGAGACCCTGTCCAATCTGCTGGCGGAGGACCGCACGTTCCCGCCCAGCGACGAGTTCGCAGCGCAGGCCAACGGCACGCAGGCGATGTATGACGCCGCCGCCGAGGACCGGGAGGGGTTCTGGGCCGACCAGGCGCGGTCGTTGCTCACCTGGGAGACCGACTTCACGCAGACCCTCGACTGGTCGCAGGCGCCGGTCGCCAGCTGGTTCGTCGGTGGCCGGCTGAACGCGTCGGTGAACTGCCTGGACCGGCACATCGAGGCGGGGCTCGGCGACCGGGTGGCGATCAACTTCGTGGGTGAGCCGGGCGACACCAGGACGTTGACGTATGCCGACCTGCACGAGCAGGTGCAGCGCGCGGCGAACGCGCTGGCGGCGCTGGGCGTCGGCACCGGGGACCGGGTCGCGATCTACCTGCCGATGATCCCCGAGGCCGCGGTCGCGATGCTGGCCTGCGCTCGGCTGGGCGCCCCGCACTCCGTGGTCTTCGGTGGCTTCTCCTCCGACGCGCTCCGCACCCGCATCGCCGACGCCGAGGCGAAGGTGGTGATCACCGCCGACGGTGGCTACCGCAAGGGCAAGCCCTCCGCGCTCAAGCCGGCCGTGGACGCCGCGCTCGAGGGCGAGACCACGGTCGAGAAGGTCCTCGTCGTGCGGCGCACCGAGACCGAGGTCGAGTGGGACGAGGGGCGGGACCTCTGGTGGCACGACGCTCTGGAGGCGGCCGAGCCCACGCACACGCCCGACTACTTCGACTCCGAGCACCCGCTGTTCATCCTCTACACCTCCGGCACGACCGGGAAGCCCAAGGGGATCTTCCACACCACCGGTGGCTACCTGACCCAGTCCGCGTTCACCTGCTCGACGGTGCTCGACATCCACCCGGAGACCGACGTCTACTGGTGCACCGCCGACATCGGCTGGGTCACCGGGCACAGCTACTCGGTGTACGGGCCGATGTCGCTGGGCGCCACCCAGGTGATGTACGAGGGCACCCCGGACACCCCGCACCAGGGCCGCTGGTGGGAGATCGTGCAGGACTACGGCGTCACGATCTTCTACACGGCACCGACCGCGATCCGCGCGTGCATGAAGTGGGGTTCGGACATCCCCGCGAAGTTCGACCTGAGCTCGCTGCGCCTGCTCGGGTCGGTGGGTGAGCCGATCAACCCGGAGGCGTGGATGTGGTACCGCCGCGTCATCGGGGGCGACCGCTGCCCGATCGTGGACACCTGGTGGCAGACCGAGACCGGCGCGATCATGGTCAGCCCGTTGCCGGGCGTCACCGCCACGCGTCCCGGCTCGGCCCAGCTGGCCATCCCCGGGATCAGCGTCGACGTCGTCGACGAGGCCGGCAACTCGGTCCCCGACGGGCACGGCGGCTACCTGGTGATCCGCGAGCCGTGGCCGTCCATGCTCCGCGGCATCTGGGGCGACCCGGAGCGGTATGCCGAGACCTACTGGTCGAGGTTCCCGGACGTCTACTTCGCCGGGGACGGTGCCAAGAAGGACTCCGAGGGCAACATCTGGGTGCTGGGCCGGGTCGACGACGTGATGAACGTGTCCGGCCACCGCCTGTCCACCACCGAGATCGAGTCCGCACTGGTCTCCCACCCCAAGGTCGCCGAGGCGGCCGTGGTGGGCGCCACCGACACGATGACCGGGCAGGCCGTGGTGGCCTTCGTCATCCTGCGCGGCGACGCGGTCGAGGAGGCCGACGAGGAGGGCGAGGGTGCCGAGCTGGTCGCCGAGCTCCGCAGCCACGTCGCCAAGGAGATCGGGCCGATCGCCCGCCCGCGGCAGATCATGATCGTCCCCGAGCTGCCCAAGACGCGCTCGGGCAAGATCATGCGCCGGCTGCTGCGCGACGTGGCCGAGAAGCGGGAGGTCGGCGACGTCACGACGCTGGCCGACAGCAGCGTCATGGACCTCATCAAGGACGGCATCTCCTCCGGCAGCCCGGCGTCCCAGGAGTGATCCCTGACTGACCGCCAGGAGCGGTGACGGAAGGCCCGGGAGCGCCCGCTCCCGGGCCTTCCGCGAGCACCTTCCGACCACTGGTGAAGTCTTTGCCAAACTCTTAATCAAAGGGGGAGTGCGGACGAGCTAACGACCGGCAGACTAGGGGTCATCGACAGTGCGGCCGTGTACCTCTCCCTCGGACGCAGGCCCGCACCGGCTGTCACGGGACCGGTGAAGTCGAAGCAGTGCCCACCCGGCACAAACAGGGGGTGCCGGGTGGGCACTGTCATGTCCGGGGGTCGTTCGGGCCACACACCACGCTGACCACGTCCCACCCTGCCTCGAGTCGGCGAACGAGACGGCGGTTCGCTACAGTCGCCCCTATGTCTACGACTGGGAACCAGACTCCCGACCGCACCCTGGGACAGCTCGTCTCCGACGCCACCGCCGACGTGTCGGCCGTCGTCCGCAACGAGATCGAGCTGGCCACGGCCGAGATCAAGGCCGACGTGACCAACGCCGGCAAGGGCGCCGGATTCTTCGTCGGCGCCGGCGTGCTCGCCGCGTACGGTTTCGGGGTCGCGCTGCTGGCCGGGGCGTGGGGCCTGGTCGCCGCCGGACTGCCCGAGTGGGCCGGGCACCTGATCGTCGCGGGCGTGCTGTTCCTCATCGCCGC contains:
- a CDS encoding AMIN-like domain-containing (lipo)protein, with the translated sequence MSTNRRRHWSALIAALALGVAVPASIPAANSAQPQPTAYANGAVAGARSGTFTPASYCGIVWGSLARHNAVSYTTGTVANVRSGRHACYDRLVVDVAHVPESLSYDVRYVDAVRRPGSGTKLSLNGGADLQIELRAPAYDGSGKATYQPADPMHLVAVGSYDTFRQVAMAGSFEGSTTFGLGVRARLPFRVLVLDGPGSGARLVIDVAHRW
- the acs gene encoding acetate--CoA ligase, giving the protein MAEETLSNLLAEDRTFPPSDEFAAQANGTQAMYDAAAEDREGFWADQARSLLTWETDFTQTLDWSQAPVASWFVGGRLNASVNCLDRHIEAGLGDRVAINFVGEPGDTRTLTYADLHEQVQRAANALAALGVGTGDRVAIYLPMIPEAAVAMLACARLGAPHSVVFGGFSSDALRTRIADAEAKVVITADGGYRKGKPSALKPAVDAALEGETTVEKVLVVRRTETEVEWDEGRDLWWHDALEAAEPTHTPDYFDSEHPLFILYTSGTTGKPKGIFHTTGGYLTQSAFTCSTVLDIHPETDVYWCTADIGWVTGHSYSVYGPMSLGATQVMYEGTPDTPHQGRWWEIVQDYGVTIFYTAPTAIRACMKWGSDIPAKFDLSSLRLLGSVGEPINPEAWMWYRRVIGGDRCPIVDTWWQTETGAIMVSPLPGVTATRPGSAQLAIPGISVDVVDEAGNSVPDGHGGYLVIREPWPSMLRGIWGDPERYAETYWSRFPDVYFAGDGAKKDSEGNIWVLGRVDDVMNVSGHRLSTTEIESALVSHPKVAEAAVVGATDTMTGQAVVAFVILRGDAVEEADEEGEGAELVAELRSHVAKEIGPIARPRQIMIVPELPKTRSGKIMRRLLRDVAEKREVGDVTTLADSSVMDLIKDGISSGSPASQE
- a CDS encoding phage holin family protein, which codes for MSTTGNQTPDRTLGQLVSDATADVSAVVRNEIELATAEIKADVTNAGKGAGFFVGAGVLAAYGFGVALLAGAWGLVAAGLPEWAGHLIVAGVLFLIAAILGFIGLRNVKKVEGKPKRAIDNAQLTVAAVKPSPKPGAKPAAKPGSKPAA